The following proteins come from a genomic window of Miscanthus floridulus cultivar M001 chromosome 2, ASM1932011v1, whole genome shotgun sequence:
- the LOC136524830 gene encoding LOW QUALITY PROTEIN: myosin-1-like (The sequence of the model RefSeq protein was modified relative to this genomic sequence to represent the inferred CDS: inserted 2 bases in 1 codon) gives MASVSVRSVRKSTALRARGGPSKLQPARSMPLDYRYSAGAASPPNGGAGGGPAANGVGRRAAAAAEAEKEEKEGEVVRLERDDADSPYSSKAVTAEEEEVGERGGGGDEVDSAAGATPRRLSPRAAASPAEGDARWSDISSYGAKKKHRVFCQLPNGDWALCTVLTTSGDESVLKVSEGKVLRLKTDSLQPANPEILDGVDDLMQLSYLSEPSVLYNLQYRYSQDMIYTKAGPVLVAVNPFKKVSLYGNEYIDAYRNKSMDSPHVYAIADAALREMKRDEVNQSIIISGESGAGKTETAKIAMQYLASLGGGSGIEYEILQTNPILEAFGNAKTLRNDNSSRFGKLIEIHFSTTGRICGAMIQTFLLEKSRVVQCAVGERFYHIFYQLCAGAPASLREKLNLKKVDEYKYLKQSCCYSIAGVDDAQMFRTVTEAMNIVHISKEDQENVFAMVSAVLWLGDVSFTVIDNENHVEIIVDEASKTVAELLGCSIEDLNLALSKRHMKVNNENIVQKLTLVQATDTRDALAKSVYASLFEWLVEQINKSLSVGKRRTGRSISILDIYGFESFDKNSFEQFCINYANERLQQHFNRHLFKLEQEEYVEDGIDWAKVDFEDNQDCLSLFEKKPLGLLSLLDEESTFPNATDLTFANKLKQHLDSNSCFRGERGKAFAVRHYAGEVAYDTSGFLEKNRDLLHMDSIQLLAKCKTSLPKMFASKMLVQSDNSMSVPYRSSAADSQKLSVAMKFKGQLFQLMQRLENTTPHFIRCIKPNNLQLPAIYEQGLVLQQLKCCGVLEVVRISRSGYPTRMTHQKFARRYGFLLLEDVASQDPLXSVSVAILHQFNILPEMYQVGYTKLFFRTGQIGKLEDTRNRTLHGILRVQSCFRGHQARHHARERIRGVLALQSFIRGENARQIYSSLSRKHRAAVILQRNVRCWIARRYFINVRKASVIIQSGIRGSLVRRCNGNIDLINVLREFESKQESEGDQILIKASVLAELQRRILKAEATVREKDEENEMLHQRLQQYENRWLEYEQKMKAMEEMWQKQMRSLQSSLSVAKKSLVLDETPRMSDSSVDQSWESNGNHVSSGSQLVPRTGGREMNAGLSVIGRLTEEFEQRSQVFADDSKFLVEVKSGQADASLNPDMELRRLKQNFDSWKKDFSGRIRETKVILNKLGNGNESSPNSVKRKWWGRLNTSKFS, from the exons ATGGCGTCGGTGTCGGTGCGGTCGGTGCGGAAGTCCACGGCCCTGCGGGCGCGCGGCGGGCCCAGCAAGCTGCAGCCGGCGCGGTCGATGCCGCTCGACTACAGGTACTCGGCCGGGGCCGCCTCGCCGCCGaacggcggcgccggtggcggGCCGGCTGCGAACGGCGTCGGGCGCCGGGCGGCTGCCGCGGCGGAGGCGGAGAAGGAGGAGAAAGAAGGGGAGGTGGTGCGGCTGGAGCGGGACGACGCGGACTCGCCGTACAGCTCCAAGGCGGTGACAGCTGAGGAGGAGGAAGTGGGGgagagaggtggaggaggagacgAGGTGGATTCGGCAGCCGGGGCGACGCCAAGGCGATTGTCGCCGAGAGCAGCGGCGAGCCCCGCGGAAGGTGACGCCAGGTGGAGTGACATCAGCTCGTACGGCGCTAAGAAG AAACATAGAGTTTTCTGTCAGCTTCCGAATGGTGATTGGGCATTATGCACAGTACTTACAACCTCTGGCGATGAGTCCGTTCTAAAGGTTTCTGAAGGAAAA GTACTGAGATTGAAAACAGACAGTCTTCAACCTGCAAATCCTGAAATTCTTGATGGAGTGGATGATCTTATGCAGCTAAGTTATCTAAGTGAACCATCAGTACTATACAATCTTCAGTACAGATACTCCCAGGACATGATTTAT ACTAAAGCAGGTCCAGTTTTGGTGGCTGTCAATCCTTTCAAGAAAGTTTCACTGTATGGTAATGAGTACATTGATGCATATAGAAATAAATCAATGGACAGTCCACATGTTTATGCAATAGCAGATGCAGCACTTCGTGAAATGAAAAGAG ATGAAGTCAACCAATCTATAATTATAAG TGGTGAGAGTGGAGCAGGAAAAACAGAAACCGCAAAAATTGCTATGCAGTATCTAGCTTCTCTTGGAGGCGGAAGTGGTATTGAATATGAAATTCTTCAGACCAATCCAATACTCGAGGCTTTTGGCAATGCGAAGACATTGAGAAATGATAACTCAAGTCGTTTT GGAAAGCTTATCGAAATTCATTTCAGTACCACTGGAAGAATATGTGGTGCCATGATTCAAACAT TTTTGCTTGAGAAG TCCAGAGTTGTACAATGTGCAGTTGGTGAGCGATTCTACCATATATTTTATCAGCTGTGTGCTGGTGCACCTGCGTCTCTAAGAG AGAAGTTGAATTTGAAAAAGGTGGATGAGTACAAATATCTTAAACAGAGCTGTTGCTATTCAATTGCGGGTGTGGATGATGCCCAAATGTTTCGAACTGTGACG GAAGCTATGAACATCGTTCATATCAGCAAAGAGGACCAAGAGAATGTTTTTGCAATGGTCTCTGCTGTTCTATGGCTGGGGGATGTCTCGTTTACAGTAATTGACAATGAAAATCATGTTGAAATCATTGTAGATGAAG CTTCAAAAACGGTTGCAGAACTTCTTGGCTGCAGTATTGAAGATCTCAATCTAGCTTTGTCAAAGCGTCACATGAAAGTCAATAATGAAAACATTGTCCAGAAACTTACCCTTGTTCAG GCAACTGACACAAGAGATGCTCTGGCCAAATCAGTCTATGCCAGTTTGTTTGAGTGGCTTGTAGAACAAATTAATAAGTCTCTCTCAGTTGGCAAGCGTCGAACTGGGAGATCTATCAGTATTCTTGATATCTATGGCTTTGAGTCATTTGAT AAGAACAGTTTTGAACAGTTCTGCATTAATTATGCTAATGAAAGGTTGCAACAACATTTCAATCGTCATTTGTTTAAGCTTGAGCAAGAG GAATATGTGGAGGATGGCATCGACTGGGCAAAGGTTGACTTTGAGGATAATCAAGACTGTTTGAGTCTCTTTGAGAAA AAACCACTGGGGTTATTGTCTCTGCTGGATGAGGAATCTACTTTCCCCAATGCCACAGATCTTACTTTTGCAAACAAGCTTAAGCAACATCTTGACTCGAATTCTTGCTTCAGAGGAGAAAGAGGCAAGGCATTTGCTGTCCGTCACTATGCAGGAGAG GTGGCTTATGATACTTCGGGTTTTCTGGAGAAGAATAGAGATTTATTGCACATGGACTCGATTCAGCTCCTTGCCAAATGCAAAACTTCTCTGCCAAAAATGTTTGCATCTAAGATGCTAGTTCAATCAGATAATTCTATGTCTGTTCCGTATAGATCTAGTGCTGCTGATTCTCAAAAACTAAGTGTTGCCATGAAGTTCAAG GGTCAACTGTTCCAACTTATGCAAAGACTGGAAAATACAACACCACACTTTATTCGCTGCATTAAACCAAATAATTTACAACTTCCTGCAATTTATGAACAAGGACTTGTGCTTCAACAACTTAAATGCTGTGGGGTTCTTGAGGTTGTTCGGATTTCAAGATCTGGATATCCAACAAGAATGACTCACCAGAAGTTTGCTCGGCG GtatggctttcttcttcttgagGATGTTGCATCCCAAGATCCACT CAGTGTTTCAGTTGCAATTCTTCATCAGTTCAACATTTTACCTGAGATGTATCAAGTTGGCTACACAAAGTTGTTCTTCCGAACTGGCCAG ATTGGCAAACTTGAAGATACTCGGAATCGTACTCTGCACGGTATTTTAAGGGTTCAAAGCTGTTTCAGGGGGCATCAAGCCCGTCATCATGCAAGAGAACGAATAAGAGGAGTTTTGGCTCTTCAATCAT TCATTCGTGGTGAGAATGCACGACAAATTTATTCCTCTTTGTCGAGGAAACATAGAGCAGCAGTTATTTTGCAGAGAAATGTGAGATGTTGGATCGCAAGAAGGTATTTCATAAATGTCCGGAAGGCCTCAGTGATAATACAGTCTG GTATTCGTGGCAGTCTTGTTCGAAGATGTAATGGCAATATTGATCTAATAAACGTGCTAAGAGAGTTTGAATCAAAACAG GAGTCAGAGGGTGACCAAATTTTGATCAAGGCATCAGTCCTGGCTGAGTTACAGAGGCGGATACTAAAAGCTGAGGCCACAGTTCGTGAAAAGGATGAAGAGAATGAGATGCTTCATCAGCGGCTTCAGCAATATGAAAACCGCTGGTTAGAGTACGAGCAGAAAATGAAAGCTATGGAGGAAATGTGGCAGAAGCAAATGCGTTCATTGCAATCGAGCCTTTCCGTAGCAAAGAAGAGTCTTGTTCTGGATGAGACGCCTAGGATGTCAGACTCATCAGTGGATCAGAGCTGGGAAAGTAACGGGAATCATGTCAGCAGTGGGTCTCAGCTGGTGCCACGCACTGGTGGGCGCGAAATGAACGCTGGCCTGAGCGTCATTGGCCGCCTAACGGAAGAATTCGAACAACGGAGCCAGGTTTTTGCTGATGACTCCAAGTTCCTGGTTGAGGTCAAGTCTGGGCAGGCAGATGCCAGCCTAAACCCAGACATGGAGCTTCGGAGGTTGAAGCAGAATTTTGACTCGTGGAAGAAAGATTTCAGTGGCCGCATAAGGGAGACAAAGGTGATCCTGAACAAGCTCGGGAACGGCAACGAGTCATCGCCCAACTCTGTGAAGCGGAAATGGTGGGGCAGGCTTAACACCTCCAAGTTTTCGTGA
- the LOC136536612 gene encoding uncharacterized protein, whose protein sequence is MQYVNDEQWRQVDPPPRPVSATPPAFVSGKIYWLVEPNLGPVSATCEIVSFNVKTGHDCGHMTILQLQSALCDVKSCHSMSRQEFEVLKGPPCSHDCGHMTILQLQSALCVAYSDQSVNTIDVWMMKDCDLWLVEYHIELEKFLPDYLLENATPLAIDPKDGRILLNAGWSLGYYDPKTAEIETIYSMNILDYSYKLCSIICHESLVWPFSPS, encoded by the exons ATGCAATATGTTAATGATGAGCAATGGCGTCAAGTAGACCCTCCTCCTAGACCTGTAAGTGCCACCCCACCTGCTTTTGTCAGTGGCAAGATTTACTGGTTGGTAGAACCAAATCTTGGACCAGTTTCTGCAACATGTGAAATCGTGTCATTCAATGTCAAGACAGG CCATGACTGTGGGCATATGACCATCCTCCAGCTTCAGAGTGCACTTTGTGATGTGAAATCGTGTCATTCAATGTCAAGACAGGAATTTGAAGTCCTGAAAGGTCCACCATGCAGCCATGACTGTGGGCATATGACCATCCTCCAGCTTCAGAGTGCACTTTGTGTGGCTTATTCGGATCAGAGTGTGAACACAATTGATGTATGGATGATGAAAGATTGTGACCTCTGGTTAGTGGAGTATCACATAGAGCTTGAGAAGTTCTTACCAGATTACTTGTTGGAGAACGCTACACCGTTGGCTATTGATCCAAAGGATGGACGGATTTTGCTCAATGCAGGTTGGTCATTAGGCTACTATGATCCCAAGACGGCAGAAATTGAAACCATCTACAGCATGAACATCTTAGATTATAGCTACAAATTGTGCTCTATTATCTGCCATGAAAGTTTGGTGTGGCCGTTTAGCCCTTCATAA